A genomic region of Nitrosomonas ureae contains the following coding sequences:
- a CDS encoding alginate export family protein — translation MKFIWFFLHIVALSAFIEPIQAASSNPPSIEDEMDKSSVVRIAQTGTIDLKTAADKSVDHSKSLPAIVPESKPDANKQLASYYRRSDGYATNPESDPPRYVRRLSDIGIPALSDLTWLDVGLEHRTRYEWRNNDIRRIEGGEDNPIFLRHRAWIGIRDILDPFRFAVEFQDSRVVNNKHAITDQERNEYDLLNAYGELYFKKGLGIDDRNQDRPIRFRVGRMAYETTDRRFIARNEWRNTTNTFEGFRLNLGRDVNDWELDLFGLQPVRRLQTKFDVANDHLWFFGAIGHWRKWSDIVTLQPYYMGQKQTADPNGFTATNQLDREIHMPGFRAYGKAGNFFDFDVSYNHQLGYSGPLRQDAQGYTVEVGQTFEHPWKPRLTGFYGYASGDRDPNDGVDNRFDRFFGFARPWSADHYVVYENLKAPKIRFDLQPMQKIGFELTYAWYFLASKRDRMFDILDGNISNTIKDPGFNRDRTGQSGDYAGHSLEGRIRYQVTPKINAVLGYTHFTAEDFVKNRIAASPSCASGNIHPCVDHRSGNTDFLYFEVLISLL, via the coding sequence GTGAAATTTATTTGGTTTTTTTTACACATCGTCGCATTAAGTGCATTTATCGAACCTATTCAGGCGGCTTCAAGCAATCCGCCATCGATTGAAGATGAAATGGATAAATCAAGTGTTGTGCGGATTGCTCAAACAGGTACCATAGATTTAAAAACAGCTGCCGATAAATCGGTCGATCACTCAAAGTCATTGCCTGCCATTGTGCCGGAATCAAAGCCGGATGCAAACAAACAACTAGCCAGTTATTATCGGCGATCGGATGGTTATGCGACCAATCCGGAATCGGATCCGCCGCGTTATGTACGCCGCTTAAGCGATATCGGTATCCCTGCGCTTAGTGATTTAACCTGGCTGGATGTCGGTCTGGAACATCGCACGCGTTATGAATGGCGCAATAATGATATTCGACGCATTGAAGGTGGTGAAGATAATCCGATATTTCTGAGACATCGAGCATGGATAGGCATTAGAGATATTTTGGATCCATTCCGGTTTGCGGTAGAGTTTCAGGATTCAAGAGTGGTTAACAACAAACATGCCATCACTGATCAGGAAAGAAACGAGTATGATCTACTGAATGCCTACGGTGAATTATATTTCAAAAAAGGACTCGGGATCGATGATCGGAATCAGGATCGACCCATCCGCTTTCGCGTAGGCCGGATGGCCTATGAAACAACCGATAGGCGTTTTATCGCGCGCAATGAATGGCGCAATACCACCAATACATTCGAAGGCTTTCGCTTAAATCTGGGACGCGATGTCAATGACTGGGAACTTGATCTGTTTGGCCTGCAACCTGTCAGGCGCCTGCAAACAAAATTTGATGTGGCGAATGATCATTTATGGTTTTTTGGTGCTATCGGCCATTGGCGCAAATGGTCTGACATCGTCACCCTGCAACCGTATTATATGGGCCAGAAGCAAACGGCTGACCCCAATGGCTTTACCGCCACCAATCAGTTAGATCGGGAAATCCACATGCCGGGATTCCGTGCATACGGCAAGGCAGGGAATTTCTTTGATTTTGATGTCAGTTATAACCATCAACTCGGATATAGCGGTCCTCTGAGACAAGATGCACAAGGGTATACTGTTGAAGTGGGACAGACTTTTGAACATCCATGGAAACCCCGTCTGACGGGTTTTTATGGTTATGCCAGCGGCGATCGAGATCCCAATGATGGCGTCGATAATCGCTTCGATCGCTTTTTTGGATTTGCGCGACCTTGGTCGGCCGACCACTATGTTGTTTATGAAAACCTCAAGGCTCCCAAAATCCGCTTTGATCTTCAACCGATGCAAAAAATAGGATTTGAACTTACCTATGCTTGGTATTTTCTAGCCAGCAAACGGGATCGCATGTTCGATATTCTGGACGGCAACATCAGCAATACCATTAAGGATCCCGGGTTTAATCGCGATCGAACCGGGCAAAGCGGGGATTATGCCGGTCATTCACTGGAGGGACGCATCCGTTATCAAGTAACCCCCAAAATCAACGCTGTTCTGGGATACACTCACTTCACCGCGGAAGATTTCGTGAAAAACCGCATTGCGGCAAGCCCGTCCTGTGCAAGCGGTAACATACACCCCTGTGTTGATCATCGCTCGGGCAATACCGATTTCCTGTATTTCGAAGTATTGATCAGCTTGCTATAA
- a CDS encoding ankyrin repeat domain-containing protein translates to MAYLLKLHILAAFIITFLSGPLTVSAGIQEDLIWAIEKDNLFEVSKLLNKGANPDVPDNEGYTPLMIAAKNKNLKLAQILIEAGAKLDIRNGYGETAIMLASYHGQTELVKQLYIKGAEINHDGWNPIIYAASGGHSQIIRLLLSGGADINSATDNGTTALMMAARENHLDTVALLLENGADLTVENEHGDNALAWAEKQNHQSIVKFLKNYGKSK, encoded by the coding sequence ATGGCCTACCTACTTAAATTGCATATTCTGGCTGCATTCATAATCACATTTCTCAGTGGGCCATTGACTGTTTCCGCCGGTATTCAGGAAGATTTAATCTGGGCCATAGAAAAGGACAACTTATTCGAAGTCTCTAAATTGCTTAACAAAGGCGCTAACCCTGATGTTCCTGATAATGAAGGCTACACGCCATTGATGATTGCTGCAAAAAATAAAAATTTGAAGCTCGCGCAGATATTGATTGAAGCAGGTGCAAAACTGGATATTCGGAACGGTTATGGTGAAACAGCCATTATGTTGGCTAGCTATCATGGCCAAACCGAGTTGGTAAAACAGCTCTATATCAAGGGTGCAGAAATCAATCATGACGGATGGAACCCTATAATCTACGCCGCATCCGGCGGGCACTCGCAGATTATCCGATTGTTATTGAGTGGCGGCGCCGATATTAATTCGGCAACCGACAATGGGACGACAGCGTTGATGATGGCGGCCAGAGAGAATCATTTGGATACGGTTGCCTTGTTACTTGAGAATGGTGCAGATTTGACGGTTGAAAATGAACATGGCGACAATGCCTTGGCTTGGGCTGAAAAACAAAATCATCAGAGTATTGTGAAATTCCTTAAAAACTATGGAAAATCCAAGTAA
- the queD gene encoding 6-carboxytetrahydropterin synthase QueD has translation MLITRKLEFDAGHRISTHNSQCRHLHGHRYCIEITLSGNIIADEGVAQQGMVMDFAAVKQIAKSTLVDYWDHAFLVYSGDKKVLQFLQSIEDHKTVVLDVQPTAENLALIAFNILDDAYQDSYGNHLQLEQVRLFETPNCWADAVRGAR, from the coding sequence ATGTTAATCACACGCAAGTTGGAATTTGACGCAGGCCATCGCATTTCAACACATAACAGCCAATGCCGACATTTACACGGACATCGCTATTGTATTGAAATTACCTTGTCGGGTAACATTATCGCTGACGAAGGCGTAGCACAGCAAGGCATGGTCATGGATTTTGCCGCAGTGAAGCAAATTGCCAAATCTACTTTGGTGGATTACTGGGATCATGCATTCCTGGTTTATTCCGGGGATAAGAAAGTTTTGCAATTCTTGCAATCCATTGAAGATCATAAAACGGTTGTGCTGGATGTTCAGCCTACCGCAGAGAATCTGGCATTGATCGCTTTTAACATTTTGGATGATGCTTATCAAGATAGCTATGGCAACCATCTGCAATTAGAACAGGTGCGCTTGTTTGAAACGCCCAATTGTTGGGCTGATGCAGTGCGCGGAGCACGGTAA
- a CDS encoding TatD family hydrolase yields MFIDSHCHLDFPDLAKDLDQLLVNMQENQVTHALCVSVNLRDFPRVLALAEAHHNLFASAGVHPDYEHEIEPSAHELAKLAHHPKVIAIGETGLDYFRLQGDMEWQRERFRQHIRAALEVNKPLIIHTRSAAADTLRIMREEGASQVGGVMHCFTETREVAEQAMAMNFYISFSGIVTFKNAIALKEVAKSIQLDRMLIETDSPYLAPVPFRGKQNQPAFVRHVAEEIARLRAAELNDIAIATTNNFFNLFKIHRNGLPT; encoded by the coding sequence ATGTTTATAGATTCACATTGTCACCTGGATTTCCCCGATCTTGCCAAAGATCTTGATCAATTATTAGTTAATATGCAGGAGAACCAGGTTACGCATGCGTTATGCGTCAGTGTCAATTTGCGTGATTTTCCACGGGTACTTGCGTTGGCGGAAGCGCATCACAATCTGTTTGCCTCAGCAGGCGTACATCCTGATTACGAACATGAGATTGAACCGTCCGCGCATGAATTGGCAAAGCTGGCCCATCATCCCAAAGTCATTGCCATCGGTGAAACCGGTTTGGATTATTTTCGCCTGCAAGGCGATATGGAATGGCAGCGGGAGCGTTTTCGCCAGCATATTCGCGCCGCATTGGAAGTAAACAAGCCTTTGATCATTCATACGCGTTCCGCTGCCGCAGATACTTTGCGCATTATGCGGGAGGAGGGCGCTAGCCAGGTAGGAGGTGTGATGCATTGCTTTACCGAAACCCGGGAAGTTGCCGAGCAGGCGATGGCAATGAATTTTTACATTTCATTTTCAGGTATCGTGACATTTAAAAACGCGATTGCATTAAAAGAAGTTGCCAAGAGTATTCAATTGGATAGAATGCTGATTGAAACCGATTCGCCTTATCTCGCTCCAGTGCCATTTCGCGGCAAACAGAATCAGCCTGCGTTTGTGCGGCATGTCGCGGAAGAAATCGCGCGTTTACGCGCAGCGGAGTTAAATGACATTGCTATTGCTACCACAAATAATTTTTTCAACTTATTTAAAATCCATAGAAATGGCCTACCTACTTAA
- a CDS encoding SDR family oxidoreductase, giving the protein MQSLHGKVAVVTGSARGIGAEIALTLASAGAKVVVNYVENEMAADKVCAAIVKAGGECIAVQADVSDPVAVQKLFTVTAEQFNQIDILINNAGILLFKEISEIRNEEFERIVDINFKSVFYTLREAATKLADHGRIVTISSTVTRLMLPKYGAYAATKAAVEQLTRIFAREAGKRGITANIVSPGPVDTELFRTGKTAADIARMSEMAALGRIGATDDIAQVVLFLASDEARWVTGQNIGVNGGII; this is encoded by the coding sequence ATGCAATCCTTACATGGAAAAGTTGCGGTTGTTACAGGCTCCGCCCGGGGAATTGGAGCGGAAATTGCACTTACACTAGCCAGTGCGGGGGCAAAAGTTGTCGTCAATTATGTAGAAAACGAAATGGCGGCAGATAAAGTTTGTGCGGCTATTGTCAAGGCAGGCGGCGAATGCATTGCAGTGCAGGCCGATGTCAGTGATCCGGTTGCGGTACAAAAACTTTTCACTGTAACCGCTGAACAGTTTAATCAAATCGATATTCTTATCAATAACGCTGGAATTCTGTTGTTTAAGGAAATTTCTGAAATCCGCAACGAAGAATTCGAACGCATCGTCGATATCAATTTCAAGAGCGTTTTTTATACCTTGCGTGAAGCAGCCACTAAACTGGCGGATCATGGCCGCATTGTCACTATCTCCAGCACCGTGACGCGCTTGATGTTACCTAAATACGGTGCATATGCCGCGACCAAAGCTGCTGTGGAACAGTTGACGCGTATTTTTGCCCGTGAAGCGGGAAAGCGTGGCATTACTGCCAATATCGTTTCACCCGGTCCCGTCGATACGGAGTTATTTCGCACGGGAAAAACTGCAGCAGACATAGCGCGTATGTCTGAAATGGCTGCACTGGGGCGAATCGGCGCAACCGATGATATTGCCCAAGTGGTGTTGTTTCTAGCGAGTGATGAAGCACGCTGGGTTACAGGGCAAAATATTGGTGTCAATGGTGGAATCATTTAG
- a CDS encoding radical SAM protein yields MQPKPNLLNTINHSRDSAGLTYVYPVISRRAGGVSIGINLNPNNACNWRCIYCQVPELKRGSAPRIDLSRLEAELQSFLRDLIHGDFMHKQVPPEARKIHDIALSGNGEPTSAKEFDQVIELIGRVKKDFALPADLKIVLITNGSLIYRPTVQAGLKQMAELNGEVWFKFDRALATARQYINNTSISLRKINDHLRIATSLCPTWLQTCVFQINALPPAEEEIVAYLNFLQQLINHKIPLKGVLLYGIARPSLQPEAVQLSTVDESWLKDYAKRIEALGIAVKINP; encoded by the coding sequence TTGCAACCAAAACCTAACTTATTGAATACCATTAATCACAGTCGCGATAGTGCCGGACTCACCTATGTTTATCCGGTGATATCGCGTCGTGCGGGCGGAGTTTCAATCGGAATTAATCTGAATCCTAATAATGCCTGCAACTGGCGCTGCATATATTGCCAGGTGCCGGAACTTAAGCGTGGCTCAGCTCCGCGCATTGATCTGAGCAGATTGGAAGCCGAGTTGCAATCATTCTTGCGCGATTTGATTCATGGCGATTTCATGCACAAGCAAGTACCCCCGGAAGCCAGAAAAATCCACGATATCGCTTTATCCGGCAACGGTGAACCCACCAGTGCAAAAGAATTTGATCAAGTTATCGAGTTGATTGGTCGCGTCAAGAAAGACTTTGCATTACCGGCAGATTTGAAAATCGTATTAATCACCAACGGTAGCCTAATTTATCGGCCTACTGTACAAGCGGGCCTGAAACAGATGGCTGAATTAAATGGCGAAGTCTGGTTCAAATTCGATCGCGCATTGGCAACAGCGAGACAATACATCAACAATACATCGATCAGTCTGAGGAAAATTAATGATCATCTGCGGATAGCCACTTCATTGTGCCCCACGTGGTTACAAACCTGTGTTTTTCAGATAAATGCCCTGCCTCCTGCCGAAGAGGAAATAGTCGCTTATTTGAATTTCTTGCAACAACTGATTAATCATAAAATTCCGCTCAAAGGCGTTTTATTGTATGGCATAGCGCGACCCTCCCTGCAACCTGAAGCAGTTCAGCTATCAACAGTGGATGAATCCTGGCTGAAAGATTACGCAAAAAGAATTGAAGCCCTGGGGATAGCAGTAAAAATTAATCCATAA
- a CDS encoding alginate export family protein, with product MQHRLFNIIGFSITAAMCLVSQAYATNPAPASTSSPPLAAAQPAPGQFDMSKVPPVSPASRPGLFMLPPAGPGYFSLWDLITGNKREKPPVAPYAPFALLTTPAYDIDFRYLDNPEHEKDLFDPVKRIHLASDWLLSFGGSFWYRYTHETDSRLNAEGTNNDFHLLRTRFHADLWYRDRVRLFAELIDARAFGSELPPLVTDRNHADILNMFADIKLATVNNGPAYIRVGRQELMYGSQRLISTLDWVNTRRTFQGVKAFWRTAEWDLDAFWMRPMVIEKGNVDNWDTQQNFFGLWATNKPKPGHLIDLYFLSLINDRNLAATNILAGNILQGNADTHTIGGRVAGNFDNFLYELEGMYQFGQRSNLDISAFAVATGLGYRLPLPMNPQGWIRYDFASGDSNSKDGRSNTFNQLFPFGHYYLGFLDRIGRQNMHDINAQFTMQPMPWITFITQYHRFYLANNRDYLYNAAGLATLQDVTGQSGSHIGDELDFRLNLHINRHQDVLVGYSKMWRGEFLDKQRPGISPDLFYVQYNIRF from the coding sequence ATGCAACACAGATTATTCAATATTATCGGCTTTAGTATTACTGCTGCTATGTGCTTGGTTTCTCAAGCCTATGCCACAAACCCGGCGCCCGCAAGCACCAGTTCGCCTCCCCTCGCAGCAGCGCAACCTGCTCCAGGTCAATTCGATATGTCGAAGGTACCCCCGGTCAGTCCGGCATCACGCCCCGGCTTATTTATGTTACCTCCTGCAGGCCCTGGCTATTTTTCCCTATGGGATTTAATTACCGGCAATAAGCGTGAAAAACCGCCCGTTGCACCCTATGCACCGTTTGCGCTCTTAACCACGCCGGCCTATGACATAGACTTTCGTTATCTGGACAATCCGGAGCATGAAAAAGACCTGTTTGATCCGGTTAAGAGAATTCATTTAGCCAGTGATTGGTTGCTATCTTTTGGCGGAAGCTTCTGGTATCGCTACACTCATGAAACCGACAGCCGCTTGAATGCGGAAGGTACCAATAACGATTTCCATCTGTTACGTACACGTTTTCATGCAGATTTATGGTATCGCGACCGGGTGCGCTTATTTGCAGAACTGATTGACGCGCGTGCTTTTGGTTCTGAACTGCCTCCACTGGTAACTGACAGGAATCATGCCGATATTTTAAATATGTTTGCCGACATCAAGCTGGCCACCGTTAATAATGGTCCGGCATATATTCGTGTCGGCCGGCAAGAGCTTATGTACGGCTCACAAAGGCTGATTTCCACGTTGGATTGGGTTAATACGCGCAGAACATTCCAGGGTGTGAAAGCTTTCTGGCGTACGGCAGAATGGGATCTGGATGCATTCTGGATGCGCCCGATGGTTATTGAGAAAGGCAATGTCGATAATTGGGATACGCAGCAAAACTTTTTTGGCTTGTGGGCTACGAATAAGCCAAAACCCGGCCACTTAATCGATCTTTACTTTCTAAGCTTAATCAATGATCGTAATCTTGCAGCTACTAATATACTCGCAGGAAACATTCTACAAGGTAATGCGGATACGCATACGATCGGTGGCCGCGTAGCTGGAAATTTTGACAATTTCTTGTACGAACTGGAAGGAATGTATCAGTTCGGTCAGCGCTCCAATCTCGATATTTCCGCTTTTGCGGTAGCGACCGGCCTTGGTTATCGTTTACCGCTACCGATGAATCCGCAAGGCTGGATACGTTATGATTTTGCATCCGGCGATAGCAACTCTAAAGATGGCAGAAGTAACACATTCAATCAGTTGTTTCCGTTCGGCCATTACTATCTGGGTTTCCTGGATCGCATCGGACGCCAAAATATGCACGACATCAACGCTCAATTTACTATGCAACCGATGCCATGGATAACATTCATCACGCAATACCACCGCTTCTATTTGGCTAATAACCGCGATTATTTATACAACGCTGCCGGTCTGGCAACACTACAGGATGTCACAGGTCAGTCAGGCAGTCATATCGGAGATGAACTTGATTTCCGCCTAAATCTCCATATAAATCGCCACCAGGATGTATTAGTAGGCTATTCAAAAATGTGGCGCGGTGAATTCCTGGACAAACAAAGACCGGGAATTTCCCCTGATCTTTTCTACGTTCAATATAATATTCGTTTCTAA
- the ald gene encoding alanine dehydrogenase has protein sequence MRIGVPKEIKIHESRVGLTPTAVRELVAHGHQVMVQKNAGIQIDLDDGKYQNAGAEIVETPQEIYAKADLIVKVKEPQPNEIPLLRQGQVLFTYLHLAADPVQTQGLIDSGCIAIAYETVTDRFGGLPLLAPMSEVAGRMAIQAGAHALELDQGGRGMLLGGVSGVPAARVVVIGGGVVGTNAARIAMGVEAHVTVLDKSIHRLQQLDFQYGSRINTVFSTVDALEEHVSSADLVIGAVLLPGGAAPKLVTHEMVTRMNRGAVLVDVAIDQGGCFETSKPTTLANPIFTVDGVVHYCVSNMPGAVARTSTFALNNATLPFVVTLANKGHRKALIEDAHLRNGLNVCQGRLTHEAVARDLKLEYTPATAVLD, from the coding sequence ATGCGTATCGGCGTACCTAAGGAAATTAAAATTCATGAATCCCGTGTGGGGCTGACACCAACTGCAGTGCGCGAGCTGGTTGCGCATGGTCATCAGGTCATGGTGCAAAAGAATGCCGGAATACAAATTGATTTGGACGATGGCAAGTATCAGAATGCAGGTGCGGAGATCGTGGAAACGCCGCAGGAGATTTATGCCAAAGCGGATTTGATTGTCAAGGTTAAGGAACCGCAACCTAATGAGATCCCGCTGCTGCGTCAAGGTCAAGTACTATTCACTTATCTGCACCTTGCAGCTGATCCGGTACAAACTCAAGGATTGATAGATTCCGGTTGTATCGCCATTGCTTACGAAACCGTTACCGATCGCTTCGGCGGTTTGCCCCTGCTGGCACCGATGAGTGAAGTAGCCGGACGCATGGCGATTCAGGCGGGTGCGCATGCGCTGGAGCTGGATCAGGGTGGTCGCGGTATGTTGCTTGGGGGCGTATCCGGTGTTCCTGCTGCGCGCGTCGTAGTCATTGGTGGAGGAGTGGTTGGCACCAATGCCGCACGTATTGCCATGGGTGTGGAGGCGCATGTTACAGTGCTGGATAAATCGATTCATCGCCTGCAACAGCTGGATTTCCAGTATGGTTCCAGAATCAATACCGTCTTTTCAACCGTGGATGCACTGGAAGAGCATGTTTCAAGCGCCGATCTGGTTATCGGTGCCGTGTTACTGCCGGGGGGGGCGGCACCCAAGCTGGTAACGCATGAAATGGTTACACGCATGAATCGCGGTGCTGTTTTGGTCGATGTTGCGATTGATCAAGGGGGTTGTTTTGAAACTTCCAAACCTACTACGCTAGCCAATCCCATTTTTACTGTCGATGGCGTGGTGCACTATTGTGTTTCCAACATGCCGGGAGCGGTTGCCAGGACTTCCACTTTCGCATTGAATAATGCAACCTTGCCGTTTGTGGTGACGCTTGCCAATAAAGGCCACCGCAAGGCGCTAATAGAAGATGCGCATTTGCGCAACGGCCTGAATGTTTGTCAAGGTCGATTGACGCATGAAGCTGTGGCGCGCGATCTGAAATTGGAATATACGCCTGCGACAGCTGTACTGGATTAA
- a CDS encoding fatty acid cis/trans isomerase, with the protein MINDSFKQTTNQGFFDQFIIWGLFMRMFRPCMYFVSLFFLLSACQINNTLFPSIAPAPIPIALPAPAENPVSYAEEIRPILEKKCLTCHSCYDAPCQLNLEGAEGLARGAFRESIYGGARTEAMQPTRLGLDEQTISGWRERGFYSVLHAENKQSEALISGMISLAKQFPFPENSKLPDSIELGINRKNQCVSSEKFADYAHEYPLSGMPFAVTGLSDQEYSLLAGWVGQGAVIPDEPITLTSDEKKVIKEWETFFNRNENRHKLVARWLFEHLFVASLYFPELKGEPRFFEILRSSTPSGTDIEPIVTVNPNDDPMGPFFYRLRPITGSIVHKRRIPYPLHQEKQQRINALFFNKPWQIRNLPGYSYAERANPFVTFADIPAYARYQFMLDDAEYFVRTFIHGPVCRGQIATDVIRDHFWTLFQDPESDLFVTDAAYQREAIPLLAMPGQNDDLLAMGENWLHYLKRHNDYQALRQNRYVSQQPQGASLAHVWDGAGKNKNALLTIFRHHNSASVVGGLVGGIPQTLWLMDYPLLERTYYELVVNFDVFGNVAHQLLTRLYFDLIRNGSEHNFMRLMPAGQREAILHNWYQDLGKLKFGIVYEKIDDESPSAEIFTTKNPKQELAHRILARFQSVNAMSSDPLNRCQNANCSRSSEPRWVQNADAALSTLAARPAAGLSGIKQLPEVTFIRVTNEKNERTVYTLLRDRAHSNVAFILGEESRYQPEKDQLTIYPGITGSYPNYIFDVPVAQIGEFVTLLGNAEKMEHFEYIVETWGIRRTHPQFWEILHDFTAWQSERQPLIAGIFDINRYENF; encoded by the coding sequence ATGATTAACGATTCCTTTAAACAAACGACAAATCAGGGTTTCTTCGATCAATTCATCATATGGGGTTTATTCATGCGGATGTTTCGTCCATGCATGTATTTTGTAAGTTTGTTTTTTTTATTGTCTGCATGTCAAATTAATAACACTCTATTTCCCAGCATTGCGCCTGCACCGATTCCGATTGCTTTACCCGCGCCTGCCGAGAATCCGGTTTCCTATGCTGAAGAAATCCGCCCGATTCTTGAGAAAAAGTGCTTGACATGTCACAGTTGTTACGATGCGCCGTGCCAGCTTAATTTGGAAGGTGCGGAAGGGTTAGCGCGCGGCGCTTTCCGTGAATCGATCTACGGCGGCGCACGGACCGAGGCGATGCAACCCACTCGATTGGGTCTCGATGAACAGACCATTTCCGGTTGGCGGGAGCGTGGTTTCTATTCGGTGCTGCACGCTGAGAATAAACAGTCGGAAGCGTTAATATCCGGCATGATTTCTCTGGCAAAGCAGTTTCCTTTTCCAGAGAACAGTAAATTACCGGATTCTATCGAATTGGGTATTAACCGGAAAAATCAGTGTGTCTCTAGTGAAAAATTTGCAGATTATGCGCATGAATACCCGCTCAGTGGGATGCCATTTGCAGTAACCGGTCTTAGTGACCAGGAATATTCCCTTTTGGCTGGATGGGTCGGGCAAGGAGCGGTGATTCCGGATGAACCTATCACTCTTACAAGTGATGAGAAAAAGGTAATTAAAGAATGGGAGACGTTTTTCAACCGGAATGAAAATCGCCATAAGCTTGTAGCACGCTGGTTGTTCGAACATCTGTTTGTGGCATCTCTGTACTTTCCTGAATTGAAGGGAGAGCCTCGTTTCTTTGAGATATTGCGCTCATCGACACCATCTGGCACGGATATCGAACCGATTGTCACCGTCAATCCGAATGACGACCCCATGGGGCCGTTTTTTTATCGCTTGCGCCCGATTACTGGCAGCATCGTGCACAAGCGGCGTATTCCTTATCCGCTGCATCAGGAAAAACAACAACGAATCAATGCGCTTTTTTTTAATAAGCCCTGGCAGATCAGAAACTTGCCGGGTTACAGTTATGCAGAGCGTGCCAATCCGTTTGTGACGTTCGCTGATATCCCGGCTTACGCCCGTTATCAGTTTATGTTGGATGATGCGGAATATTTCGTGCGTACTTTCATTCATGGTCCGGTTTGTCGCGGACAGATTGCTACCGATGTGATACGGGACCATTTCTGGACATTGTTTCAGGATCCGGAGTCCGATCTTTTTGTAACCGATGCCGCTTATCAACGCGAAGCTATTCCTTTGCTGGCAATGCCAGGGCAAAACGATGATCTGCTCGCAATGGGCGAAAACTGGCTGCATTATCTTAAACGACATAATGATTATCAAGCGTTGCGGCAGAATCGGTATGTATCGCAACAACCGCAAGGCGCTTCGCTCGCGCATGTCTGGGATGGTGCTGGGAAAAATAAGAATGCTTTGTTGACCATTTTCCGTCATCACAATAGCGCTTCGGTGGTTGGGGGGCTTGTTGGGGGTATTCCGCAGACCCTATGGTTAATGGACTATCCATTGCTTGAGCGAACTTACTATGAGCTCGTGGTCAATTTCGATGTATTCGGTAACGTTGCGCATCAACTATTGACCCGATTGTATTTTGATCTGATACGTAATGGTTCGGAACATAACTTCATGCGCTTGATGCCGGCTGGTCAACGTGAAGCCATTTTGCATAATTGGTATCAGGATTTAGGTAAGCTGAAGTTCGGAATTGTTTATGAGAAGATTGACGATGAATCACCCTCAGCGGAAATCTTTACCACAAAAAATCCGAAGCAAGAATTGGCACATAGAATTCTTGCTCGTTTTCAATCTGTTAATGCTATGTCATCCGATCCGCTGAATCGTTGCCAGAACGCAAATTGCAGCCGATCGAGTGAACCGCGATGGGTGCAAAACGCAGATGCAGCTTTATCCACTCTTGCAGCACGGCCTGCAGCCGGGCTGAGTGGCATCAAGCAATTGCCGGAAGTGACATTTATACGCGTCACGAATGAGAAAAATGAGCGCACTGTATATACGTTGCTGCGAGATCGCGCGCATAGCAATGTTGCTTTTATTCTGGGGGAGGAATCACGGTATCAGCCTGAGAAAGATCAACTTACCATATATCCGGGTATCACCGGAAGCTATCCTAATTATATCTTTGATGTGCCTGTCGCTCAAATCGGGGAATTTGTCACATTGCTTGGTAATGCGGAGAAAATGGAGCATTTCGAATATATTGTAGAAACTTGGGGGATACGACGTACGCATCCGCAGTTTTGGGAAATCCTACATGACTTTACCGCTTGGCAGAGCGAGCGACAACCCTTGATAGCGGGTATATTCGATATCAACCGTTATGAAAATTTTTAA